A window of Lacibacter sediminis contains these coding sequences:
- a CDS encoding DUF5017 domain-containing protein: MKQFIFYLCIVGVISFSSCLKDAVKKPEVDIAINKSTFNVGDTAKFIISGLPYNLVFYSGEPGNDYYSKDIYTASGGVSSMIFTTALATAAGSSTATNLKILVSNNFSGNYNQTEIAAANWVDVSSQVTVPGTDTVELNPYKVEGKPIYVAFRFQTEDETKSQRQLTVSNFSVKTVFPNQSYTNANNVYFAGFASFDFAGDAANFWNIPVTSNTNNSFTHPLVAANSAKDDDWAISKGFNTNSVMPSTGIAIKALSSNLVTNYSYVFTKAGTYKVVFVASNNNQTDSKEVVKEFNVTVN; encoded by the coding sequence ATGAAACAGTTCATTTTTTATCTATGTATTGTTGGGGTAATTAGTTTTTCCTCATGCCTGAAGGATGCTGTAAAAAAACCAGAAGTTGATATTGCGATCAATAAATCAACATTCAATGTTGGAGACACAGCTAAATTTATCATTAGCGGTCTTCCCTACAATCTTGTTTTTTATTCCGGAGAACCGGGCAATGATTATTACAGTAAAGATATTTACACTGCCTCAGGAGGTGTTTCTTCTATGATATTTACAACTGCCTTAGCAACAGCCGCAGGGAGCAGTACTGCTACTAATTTGAAAATTTTAGTATCAAATAATTTTTCAGGAAACTATAATCAAACTGAAATAGCAGCAGCAAATTGGGTTGATGTTAGCAGTCAGGTAACAGTTCCCGGAACTGATACAGTTGAGTTGAATCCATACAAAGTTGAAGGCAAGCCTATTTATGTAGCTTTCAGATTTCAAACAGAGGATGAAACTAAGAGTCAAAGACAGCTAACAGTAAGTAATTTTAGTGTTAAAACTGTTTTTCCGAATCAGAGTTATACCAATGCAAATAATGTCTATTTCGCAGGGTTTGCTTCTTTTGATTTTGCAGGTGATGCAGCTAATTTTTGGAACATCCCTGTTACTTCTAATACTAATAACAGTTTTACTCATCCTTTGGTAGCTGCCAATAGTGCAAAGGATGATGATTGGGCTATTTCAAAAGGTTTCAATACAAATTCAGTTATGCCAAGTACCGGAATTGCTATAAAAGCACTCAGCTCTAATCTGGTTACAAATTACAGCTATGTGTTTACGAAAGCAGGAACATATAAAGTGGTTTTTGTAGCAAGCAACAATAATCAAACTGATTCTAAAGAAGTAGTGAAAGAATTTAATGTTACCGTAAATTAA